The Cetobacterium somerae genome contains the following window.
AGCATAAAATACTTGTATCGATGATTACACATAGCTTAAAATCGATTTTGTAAAGAATTAGTTATTTTTTTAATTATTAAAAAAAATTAAGAAATTTCAGAATTTTTACTAAATTTTAGATTTGCTTTGTATTTACTGGGTTAAATGATATTTTTAGCTTAAAATTAATAAAAAACCTCTTGTAAATAACCAAAATAAGTATTACAATTGTAATACGAAATGTTAAAGGAGGTTTTTTATGTCAATTATTTCTGTTAGATTAAATACTGATGAAGAGCTATTATTAAAAAAAGTTGCTGATTTTGAAGGTGTTGGACTTTCTAGCTATATAAAAAAAATTGTTTTTGAAAGATTGGAAGAAGAATATGATTTAAAAGTTGCTGAAAATGCTTATAAAACTCATGTAGAATCAAACCAAAAAACTTACTCTTTTGATAGTGTAATTGAGGAATTAGGAATTGATTTATGATTAAATACAGAGTTGAATTTTCAGAAACATCTTTAGGACATTTAAAAAAATTAGATAAATCAGTTCAGACTATTATTTTAAAATGGATTAAAAAAAATCTTGTTGATTGTAATAATCCTAAAGCACATGGAAAAGCATTAGTAGGAAATAAAAAAGGATTTTGGCGATACAGAGTAGGTAATTATAGATTACTTTGTAATATCCATGATGAGGTATTAACTATATTAGTTCTTGAAGTAGGACATAGAAGTGAAATTTATAAAAAATAAAAGTTTTTTAAATTAAGTTTTTACCGTTGTTATATTAATTGTATAATCAGAAATATAAAATTACATAAACAAATATTGAATAAAATTATATTAGAGAATCGTTTGATAAAATAAAAAAAACAAAAATATACAAAATAAAAAAATAACTTAATCACTTAGATAAATACAGGAATATAAATCAAATTATCAAATAAAAAGTTTGTATTTTAAGTGAATGTTTTATCTTTGAACTTTAAAATCTAAAAAAGAACATATTTTGCTTGACTTGATAAAAAAAATAGAGTATTATTATTTTACAAAGCTTTGATTAATATTTTAGGAGGGAAAATATGAATTTAAAAGATTTTAACAAAATGACGGTATCATCTGATAGTCCAGTAACTGCATTTGAAAGAGCACCTAAAATAAGCAATAAATAGTTATAATTAATATCTCGTGTTATACGAGATATTTTTATTATTAATTAAAGGGGGATTT
Protein-coding sequences here:
- a CDS encoding type II toxin-antitoxin system RelE family toxin; the protein is MKYRVEFSETSLGHLKKLDKSVQTIILKWIKKNLVDCNNPKAHGKALVGNKKGFWRYRVGNYRLLCNIHDEVLTILVLEVGHRSEIYKK
- the relB gene encoding type II toxin-antitoxin system RelB family antitoxin, yielding MSIISVRLNTDEELLLKKVADFEGVGLSSYIKKIVFERLEEEYDLKVAENAYKTHVESNQKTYSFDSVIEELGIDL